One segment of Brassica napus cultivar Da-Ae chromosome C3, Da-Ae, whole genome shotgun sequence DNA contains the following:
- the BNAC03G51790D gene encoding protein GAMETE CELL DEFECTIVE 1, mitochondrial, whose translation MFKLSRMIPRLQSVSLNPSTTASGSLIENAPRIFQSLGNRAFSGKSSSDGSGSNENGWDIATGGSFGGGTTGGSDDLDWDHKSMWSTGLSKEHFDGVSVGRQNPSSDNAVSDSGDVMSKLGPREVAMVNEMNEYDDMIKEIEKDNRHSRVFVDGIKQKMMEMSVLLKQVKEPGARGSYLKDSEKTEMYRLHKENPEVYTVERLAKDYRIMRQRVHAILFLKEDEEEEERKLGRPLDDSVERLLDEYPEFFVSHDREFHVASLSYKPDFKVMPEGWDGTIKDMDEVHYEISKKEDDILYEEFLRRFEFNKLKWKGEVKCHKYSRRRSSDGWKITVEKLGPQGKRGNGGGWKFVSLPDGSSRPLNEVEKMYVKREAPRRRRKILP comes from the exons ATGTTTAAGCTAAGTAGGATGATTCCTCGTCTACAATCGGTTTCCCTTAACCCTAGCACGACTGCGTCTGGCTCCCTGATCGAGAACGCTCCAAGAATCTTCCAATCTCTCGGAAACCGAGCATTTTCCGGGAAATCAAGCTCGGATGGATCTGGAAGCAACGAGAACGGTTGGGATATTGCAACGGGAGGATCGTTCGGTGGTGGTACTACAGGAGGATCTGACGATCTTGATTGGGATCACAAATCGATGTGGTCCACTGGTTTAAGCAAGGAGCATTTCGACGGTGTCTCCGTTGGCCGTCAGAATCCTTCTTCTGATAACGCCGTTTCTGATTCAGGCGATGTGATGAGCAAGTTAGGTCCCAGAGAGGTCGCTATGGTTAACGAGATGAATGAGTATGATGATATGATCAAGGAGATTGAGAAAGACAATAGGCATAGCAGGGTTTTCGTTGATGGGATTAAGCagaagatgatggagatgagTGTGTTGCTGAAGCAAGTCAAGGAGCCTGGTGCTAGAGGTTCTTATCTTAAGGACTCTGAGAAGACTGAGATGTACAGGTTGCATAAAGAGAATCCCGAGGTTTATACCGTTGAGAGGCTTGCTAAGGATTATAGGATCATGAGGCAGCGTGTTCACGCCATTCTCTTTCTTAAGgaggatgaagaggaagaggagaggaAGCTTGGTCGTCCCTTGGATGATTCCGTTGAGCGTTTGCTTGATGAGTACCCTGA GTTCTTTGTATCACATGACCGGGAGTTTCATGTGGCCTCACTCAGTTACAAGCCCGACTTCAAGGTCATGCCAGAAGGATGGGATGGTACAATCAAAGATATGGATGAAGTCCACTATGAGATCTCAAAGAAAGAGGATGACATTCTTTACGAAGAATTTCTCAGGAGGTTTGAGTTCAACAAATTGAAA TGGAAAGGAGAAGTGAAGTGCCACAAGTACAGCAGAAGACGTTCATCAGATGGATGGAAAATCACGGTTGAGAAATTGGGTCCTCAAGGCAAGCGTGGAAATGGAGGTGGCTGGAAGTTTGTGAGTCTTCCTGATGGATCGAGTCGGCCTCTCAACGAAGTGGAGAAGATGTATGTTAAGCGTGAAGCACCACGTCGCCGCCGTAAGATTCTCCCTTGA
- the LOC106347205 gene encoding AT-hook motif nuclear-localized protein 6-like isoform X2: MEDKSGISPSGVITVKGDEALASRTEFQQSPSFLQFVSPTTVVTPPPPPAPTPASTTVNPGPAAVPPPLSSAGSDLTKKKRGRPRKYAPDGSLNPRASRPTLSPTPISSSIPFSGDYNHHSHWKRGKAQQQQQHVDIIKKSHNFHEYGSSPAPPPPPPPGLSCYVGANFTTHQFTVNAGEDVTMKVMPYSQGSRAICILSATGCISNVTLRQATTSGGTLTYEGRFEILSLSGSFMPTENGGTKGRSGGMSISLAGPNGKIIGGGLAGMLIAAGPVQVVMGSFIVMHQAEQTQKKKPRIIEASPPPQQRPPPGFTITTVNSTSPLVATVEEPKQQTYGGGGGIMRPISQMPSSFNNDNSGMNNFTTTFQGYGNVNTGTNKDEDDYDDGGDDDSGDTRSLSTSG, from the exons ATGGAGGATAAAAGTGGTATTAGTCCAAGTGGGGTCATCACAGTTAAGGGAGATGAAGCTTTGGCGTCAAGAACAGAGTTCCAACAAAGCCCTAGCTTTCTCCAATTCGTAAGCCCCACGACCGTGGTGACTCCTCCCCCTCCTCCGGCTCCGACCCCGGCTTCAACCACCGTGAATCCTGGCCCAGCCGCCGTACCTCCGCCGCTCTCCAGCGCTGGGTCAGAtctgacgaagaagaagagaggaaggCCGAGGAAGTACGCTCCAGATGGAAGTTTGAACCCTAGGGCTTCGAGACCAACTCTCTCTCCAACACCAATCTCATCTTCGATTCCCTTCTCTGGAGATTATAATCATCACTCTCATTGGAAACGAGGAAAAgctcagcagcagcagcagcatgtTGATATCATCAAGAAATCTCACAACTTTCATGAGTATGGAAGCAGCCCAG ctcctcctcctcctcctcctcctgggCTCTCATGCTATGTGGGTGCAAATTTCACAACACATCAATTTACTGTCAATGCCGGTGAG GATGTGACAATGAAGGTTATGCCGTATTCGCAAGGATCTCGAGCTATATGCATTCTTTCTGCAACTGGTTGCATCTCTAACGTCACACTTCGTCAAGCTACCACTTCAGGCGGCACCCTTACATACGAG GGTCGATTTGAGATACTTTCGCTATCTGGTTCCTTTATGCCTACTGAAAACGGAGGAACCAAAGGTCGGTCTGGTGGTATGAGCATTTCGTTAGCCGGACCAAACGGCAAAATCATTGGCGGTGGCCTTGCCGGTATGCTTATAGCGGCCGGTCCTGTCCAG GTGGTAATGGGAAGTTTCATTGTGATGCATCAAGCAGAACAAACGCAGAAGAAGAAACCTCGAATCATCGAGGCTTCTCCTCCACCACAACAACGACCACCTCCGGGTTTCACCATAACCACCGTGAATTCTACTTCTCCGTTGGTGGCCACAGTAGAGGAACCTAAACAACAAACCTACGGTGGAGGTGGTGGTATAATGAGACCGATATCTCAAATGCCTTCTTCTTTCAACAACGACAATTCTGGTATGAACAACTTCACAACGACCTTTCAGGGATACGGGAATGTGAACACGGGTACTAACAAAGACGAAGATGACTATGACgatggtggtgatgatgattcTGGCGATACCAGGAGCCTATCTACTAGTGGTTGA
- the LOC106347205 gene encoding AT-hook motif nuclear-localized protein 6-like isoform X1 encodes MEDKSGISPSGVITVKGDEALASRTEFQQSPSFLQFVSPTTVVTPPPPPAPTPASTTVNPGPAAVPPPLSSAGSDLTKKKRGRPRKYAPDGSLNPRASRPTLSPTPISSSIPFSGDYNHHSHWKRGKAQQQQQHVDIIKKSHNFHEYGSSPAPPPPPPPPPGLSCYVGANFTTHQFTVNAGEDVTMKVMPYSQGSRAICILSATGCISNVTLRQATTSGGTLTYEGRFEILSLSGSFMPTENGGTKGRSGGMSISLAGPNGKIIGGGLAGMLIAAGPVQVVMGSFIVMHQAEQTQKKKPRIIEASPPPQQRPPPGFTITTVNSTSPLVATVEEPKQQTYGGGGGIMRPISQMPSSFNNDNSGMNNFTTTFQGYGNVNTGTNKDEDDYDDGGDDDSGDTRSLSTSG; translated from the exons ATGGAGGATAAAAGTGGTATTAGTCCAAGTGGGGTCATCACAGTTAAGGGAGATGAAGCTTTGGCGTCAAGAACAGAGTTCCAACAAAGCCCTAGCTTTCTCCAATTCGTAAGCCCCACGACCGTGGTGACTCCTCCCCCTCCTCCGGCTCCGACCCCGGCTTCAACCACCGTGAATCCTGGCCCAGCCGCCGTACCTCCGCCGCTCTCCAGCGCTGGGTCAGAtctgacgaagaagaagagaggaaggCCGAGGAAGTACGCTCCAGATGGAAGTTTGAACCCTAGGGCTTCGAGACCAACTCTCTCTCCAACACCAATCTCATCTTCGATTCCCTTCTCTGGAGATTATAATCATCACTCTCATTGGAAACGAGGAAAAgctcagcagcagcagcagcatgtTGATATCATCAAGAAATCTCACAACTTTCATGAGTATGGAAGCAGCCCAG ctcctcctcctcctcctcctcctcctcctgggCTCTCATGCTATGTGGGTGCAAATTTCACAACACATCAATTTACTGTCAATGCCGGTGAG GATGTGACAATGAAGGTTATGCCGTATTCGCAAGGATCTCGAGCTATATGCATTCTTTCTGCAACTGGTTGCATCTCTAACGTCACACTTCGTCAAGCTACCACTTCAGGCGGCACCCTTACATACGAG GGTCGATTTGAGATACTTTCGCTATCTGGTTCCTTTATGCCTACTGAAAACGGAGGAACCAAAGGTCGGTCTGGTGGTATGAGCATTTCGTTAGCCGGACCAAACGGCAAAATCATTGGCGGTGGCCTTGCCGGTATGCTTATAGCGGCCGGTCCTGTCCAG GTGGTAATGGGAAGTTTCATTGTGATGCATCAAGCAGAACAAACGCAGAAGAAGAAACCTCGAATCATCGAGGCTTCTCCTCCACCACAACAACGACCACCTCCGGGTTTCACCATAACCACCGTGAATTCTACTTCTCCGTTGGTGGCCACAGTAGAGGAACCTAAACAACAAACCTACGGTGGAGGTGGTGGTATAATGAGACCGATATCTCAAATGCCTTCTTCTTTCAACAACGACAATTCTGGTATGAACAACTTCACAACGACCTTTCAGGGATACGGGAATGTGAACACGGGTACTAACAAAGACGAAGATGACTATGACgatggtggtgatgatgattcTGGCGATACCAGGAGCCTATCTACTAGTGGTTGA
- the LOC106351562 gene encoding 65-kDa microtubule-associated protein 9 has product MIMSKTQIESICSSLLQELEVIWDEVGETETEREKILIEIEDECRAVYSRKIEKVKEERNRLRQDIVDSKSRVIAICSVMEEPSSLGRQHQSDQSGRRSLKEELVKILQKLEDMEKRKSERKDQFIQVIEDIKSISEEINGESDDTRSSDFSVDESDLSLRKLEELHSELYTLQEEKRTRMKHIQDHLGTLESLCSVLGLKYGETVTKIHQSLVESEGSRSISNETLDKLASSVNQWHETKIQRMQELQDLVTTMLEFWNLMDTPAEEQQKFINVSCNIAATVSEITKPNSLSTDLLEEVKAELCRLEELKWSKMKELVLKKRSELEEICRRTHIVLEEQDISVENVIKAIESGDVNPENILEHIEYRAGKVKEEALSRKEILEKAEKWLNACEEENWLEEYNQDENRYNAGKGSHLILKRAEKARALVNKLPAMVEALVSKITIWESEKEAEFLFDGNRLLWMLEEYTELREEKEQERRRKRDLKKLQGQVTSEQDKGTPTRPQSAKKGLKVSTHKRFASSPHTDSPRSAKSFTSQSRYG; this is encoded by the exons ATGATAATGTCCAAAACTCAAATCGAGTCAATCTgctcatctcttcttcaagaACTTGAG GTTATATGGGACGAGGTTGGAGAAACTGAAACCGAAAGAGAGAAGATTTTGATTGAAATTGAAGACGAATGCAGAGCAGTTTATAGTCGAAAAATCGAAAAGGTAAAAGAAGAGAGGAATCGGCTAAGACAAGACATTGTTGATTCAAAGTCGAGAGTTATTGCTATATGTTCTGTAATGGAAGAGCCATCGAGTCTTGGAAGACAACACCAATCTGATcaaagtggaagaagaagtttgaAAGAAGAGTTAGTAAAGATTCTTCAGAAACTTGAAGATATGGAAAAGAGAAAATCAGAGAGGAAGGATCAGTTTATTCAAGTAATTGAAGATATAAAATCTATAAGCGAGGAGATAAATGGAGAATCTGATGATACTCGTTCATctgatttttctgttgatgAGTCTGATTTATCTCTTAGAAAGCTTGAAGAGTTACACAGTGAGCTTTACACACTTCAAGAAGAGAAG AGAACCCGGATGAAACATATTCAAGATCATCTAGGAACTCTGGAATCACTTTGTTCAGTGCTTGGTTTGAAATATGGAGAAACAGTTACCAAGATTCACCAAAGTTTAGTAGAATCAGAAGGGTCAAGAAGTATAAGTAATGAAACACTTGACAAGTTAGCTTCATCAGTAAATCAATGGCATGAGACAAAGATACAGAGGATGCAAGAA CTACAAGATCTTGTGACGACAATGCTTGAGTTTTGGAATTTAATGGATACACCAGCAGAAGAACAACAGAAGTTCATTAACGTTTCATGTAATATAGCTGCGACTGTTTCTGAAATAACCAAACCCAATAGTCTTTCCACAGACTTGCTTGAAGAG GTTAAGGCCGAGCTATGTCGGTTAGAGGAGTTGAAATGGAGCAAAATGAAAGAACTTGTTTTAAAGAAGAGGTCAGAACTTGAAGAGATATGCAGAAGAACACACATTGTTCTTGAAGAACAAGATATCTCAGTGGAGAATGTAATTAAAGCCATTGAATCAGGAGATGTGAACCCTGAAAATATACTAGAACATATTGAGTATAGAGCTGGGAAAGTGAAAGAGGAGGCTTTAAGCAGAAAAGAGATTCTTGAAAAAGCTGAGAAATGGTTGAATGCTTGTGAGGAAGAGAATTGGCTTGAAGAATACAATCAG GATGAAAACCGATACAACGCTGGAAAAGGATCTCATTTAATCCTCAAACGTGCAGAGAAAGCTAGAGCACTTGTTAATAAACTTCCAG CTATGGTTGAAGCATTAGTTTCCAAAATCACAATTTGGGAATCAGAGAAAGAAGCTGAGTTTCTATTTGATGGT AATCGTCTACTTTGGATGCTTGAAGAATATACAGAACttagagaagagaaagaacaagAACGTCGCAGGAAAAGG GATCTGAAGAAACTTCAAGGTCAAGTGACATCAGAGCAAGATAAAGGAACTCCTACGAGACCTCAAAGCGCGAAAAAGGGTCTTAAAGTATCAACTCACAAGAGATTTGCATCATCCCCTCATACTGATTCGCCTCGCTCAGCAAAATCTTTTACATCTCAATCTCGCTATGGCTAA
- the LOC106350020 gene encoding uncharacterized protein LOC106350020: MIPSLSGEVFSFEEFDIDFEFDAPRFYDFSRPELDSETEEIEFWFESAGNYPPSPFSPKCNWKLEPLKQITNIISETKPVEISKPVIESGLNRKDQYNGFIYYNQTVKDVSKTKPKSKTKSCCSSTLTRPTASLLARQNKPLDVYSVQLLTRCQRSLAKFGGNLSPILDSKLQNKDTKRPKLEAKVSRVNSNRRSKLTVPKEPNLRTAERSERHRSKLNSETEQNAKPRISSSKRNTTNKNIKVEPCSTPLPKSNTPRSQDLLQEFGLRTLLRAKERSSNAKIDAIQENIATNSRTLKPTKSPKGRLVKGNHSSEKLGEPSSIKYGTPSSYRTDINRSMDLCRKFDSQEVSGSLIIA; the protein is encoded by the exons ATGATTCCGAGTTTATCTGGAGAAGTTTTTTCGTTTGAGGAATTCGACATTGATTTCGAATTTGACGCACCTCGTTTCTACGATTTCTCCAGACCAGAGCTCGATTCCGAGACAGAGGAGATCGAGTTCTGGTTCGAATCCGCTGGAAACTATCCTCCTTCGC CTTTTAGCCCAAAGTGCAATTGGAAACTCGAGCCGCTTAAGCAAATCACAAACATCATCTCCGAAACTAAGCCTGTTGAGATTTCAAAACCGGTTATAGAATCCGGTCTGAATCGAAAAGATCAATACAACg GGTTCATTTATTATAACCAAACTGTTAAAGATGTCTCAAAGACCAAACCCAAATCAAAAACGAAATCATGCTGTAGCTCAACTTTAACAAGACCTACGGCTTCTTTACTTGCAAGGCAGAACAAACCATTAGACGTTTACTCTGTTCAACTTCTGACTAG ATGTCAGAGATCATTAGCAAAGTTTGGTGGTAACTTATCTCCGATCTTAGACTCTAAGTTGCAAAACAAAGACACCAAAAGGCCAAAACTGGAAGCTAAG GTGTCTCGAGTTAACTCCAACAGAAGATCGAAACTCACTGTTCCAAAGGAACCGAATCTCAGAACTGCAGAAAGATCTGAAAGACACAG GTCTAAGCTTAACTCAGAAACTGAGCAGAATGCAAAACCAAGGATTAGTTCATCTAAAAGAAACACTACGAACAAAAAT attAAAGTTGAACCTTGTTCAACACCTTTGCCAAAAAGTAATACTCCACGGTCTCAAGATCTTCTTCAG GAATTTGGCTTAAGAACATTACTGAGAGCAAAGGAACGCTCTTCAAAT GCGAAAATTGATGCCATACAAGAGAACATTGCTACTAACTCCAGAAC GCTAAAACCCACTAAATCCCCAAAGGGTAGGTTAGTCAAAGGAAATCACAGCAGTGAAAAACTGGGTGAACCATCTAGCATCAAATATGGAACACCAAGCTCTTACAGGACAGATATTAACAG GAGCATGGATTTATGCCGGAAATTCGATTCACAGGAAGTGTCAGGGAGCCTAATCATTGCTTAA